A genome region from Microcella alkaliphila includes the following:
- a CDS encoding amidase, which translates to MTRIPLVEASVAELSASLASGRTTAVELVTGYLERIAAYDAAGPTLNAFVVMNPDALTEARASDERRIRGEALGPLDGIPYGAKDSFMVRGLTVASGSPAFADLVAQRDAFTIERLRAAGAICLGLTNMPPMANGGMQRGLYGRAESPYNPDFLTAPFGSGSSNGSGSALAASLCAFALAEETWSSGRGPASNNGLVCYTPSRGIISVRGNWPLVPTMDVVVPYARSVDDLLLVLDAVVADDPETRGDFWRVQPWVEVPTASTVRPASYPALADPEALRGRRLGVPKLYIGGDDASGERIATRASVIDQWRAARRDLEAAGAEVVEVDIPVVTDYESRGYADDRSLAARGYVPATFADHELYELSMWGWDEFLQANGDPSLHRLVDVDPELIFPEPPGALPGQYDDHLSRFAPEDVELADYVHRARTHGVPTLEQIPDIAEAAQGLERARRELFEAWLDELALDAIVFPAVADVGPADADVNPDSAALAWRNGTWVANGNLVPRHLGIPAVQVPMGLMSDIGMPVGLTIAGRAYDDAALLAFGSAFEAAANRAGSALGATRRAPSRTPELGAGAADG; encoded by the coding sequence GTGACGCGCATCCCGCTCGTCGAGGCGAGCGTCGCGGAGCTGTCGGCATCCCTCGCGAGCGGGCGCACGACCGCGGTCGAGCTCGTGACCGGGTACCTCGAGCGCATTGCCGCCTACGATGCTGCGGGCCCGACCCTCAACGCCTTCGTCGTCATGAACCCGGATGCTCTCACCGAGGCCCGAGCGAGCGATGAGCGGCGCATACGGGGTGAGGCGCTCGGCCCGCTCGACGGCATCCCGTACGGCGCAAAAGACTCATTCATGGTGCGCGGGCTGACCGTTGCGAGTGGTTCACCGGCCTTCGCCGACCTCGTCGCCCAACGCGACGCGTTCACCATCGAGCGGTTACGGGCGGCCGGCGCCATCTGCCTGGGTCTCACCAACATGCCCCCGATGGCGAACGGCGGCATGCAGCGCGGGCTGTACGGGCGCGCCGAAAGCCCGTATAACCCCGACTTCTTGACGGCGCCCTTCGGCTCGGGCTCGTCGAACGGTTCGGGGTCGGCGCTCGCCGCGTCGCTGTGCGCCTTCGCGCTGGCAGAGGAGACGTGGTCGAGCGGTCGGGGCCCCGCCTCGAACAACGGGCTCGTCTGCTACACGCCGAGCCGAGGCATCATCTCGGTGCGCGGCAACTGGCCGCTCGTGCCGACCATGGACGTCGTCGTTCCCTATGCGCGCAGCGTCGACGACCTGCTGCTCGTGCTCGACGCGGTGGTCGCCGACGACCCCGAGACGCGGGGTGACTTCTGGCGGGTGCAGCCCTGGGTCGAGGTGCCGACCGCTTCCACCGTGCGGCCCGCGTCGTACCCCGCGCTCGCCGACCCCGAGGCGCTGCGCGGGCGCCGGCTCGGCGTGCCCAAGCTCTATATCGGCGGCGACGACGCGAGCGGCGAACGAATCGCAACCCGCGCATCCGTCATCGATCAGTGGCGTGCCGCCCGGCGCGACCTGGAGGCGGCAGGTGCCGAGGTCGTTGAGGTCGACATCCCCGTCGTCACCGACTACGAGTCGCGCGGCTACGCCGACGACCGATCGCTCGCGGCCCGCGGCTACGTGCCCGCGACGTTCGCCGACCATGAGCTGTACGAGTTGTCGATGTGGGGGTGGGACGAGTTTCTGCAGGCGAACGGCGACCCCAGCCTTCACCGCCTCGTCGACGTCGATCCCGAGCTGATCTTCCCCGAGCCTCCTGGCGCGCTGCCCGGCCAGTACGACGATCACCTGAGCCGGTTCGCGCCAGAAGACGTCGAGCTCGCCGACTACGTGCACCGCGCGCGCACACACGGGGTTCCGACGCTGGAGCAGATTCCCGACATCGCTGAGGCTGCGCAGGGTCTCGAGCGGGCACGCCGTGAGCTGTTCGAGGCCTGGCTCGACGAGCTCGCCCTCGACGCGATCGTGTTCCCCGCGGTGGCCGATGTCGGCCCGGCCGACGCCGACGTGAATCCCGACAGCGCGGCGCTCGCGTGGCGCAACGGCACGTGGGTGGCGAACGGCAATCTCGTGCCGCGTCACCTGGGCATTCCGGCGGTGCAGGTGCCGATGGGGCTCATGAGCGACATCGGGATGCCCGTGGGGCTCACAATCGCCGGTCGCGCGTACGACGACGCGGCACTCCTGGCTTTCGGTTCTGCGTTCGAGGCGGCAGCGAATCGCGCCGGTTCGGCGCTGGGCGCCACGCGCCGCGCTCCGTCGCGCACCCCCGAGCTCGGTGCGGGCGCGGCCGACGGGTAG
- a CDS encoding ribonuclease E inhibitor RraB: protein MADLQHHLSGNVEQYVQRIKMHDDVDAPRRVEHFAEFRRIADAKEAAIELDAEGWTVTVERRRLTHGVLIAAQIATVDVETADRLTTQVFTIVDSHGGRYDGWNAPVLRAL from the coding sequence GTGGCTGACCTCCAGCATCACCTCTCTGGCAACGTCGAACAGTACGTGCAGCGCATCAAAATGCACGACGACGTCGATGCGCCGCGACGGGTCGAACACTTCGCTGAGTTCCGGCGCATCGCCGATGCCAAAGAGGCCGCGATCGAACTCGATGCCGAAGGCTGGACGGTCACAGTCGAGCGACGTCGCCTCACGCACGGCGTGCTGATCGCCGCGCAGATCGCCACCGTCGACGTCGAGACCGCCGACCGTCTGACCACGCAGGTGTTCACGATCGTCGACAGCCACGGGGGTCGCTACGACGGGTGGAACGCGCCCGTGCTGCGGGCCCTGTAG
- a CDS encoding cache domain-containing protein: protein MTMHAPPATGSPSTIVADYFGQAIDELESWKAKFSDDLADASSHLAWWQGADRAQLVLAAQSVNKEAIDYSELEWYRVPHETGEAHVAGPYVDYLCSDEYTITIASPIFLDREFVGVAGLDLLIDQVERDLTPRLAPHGSDISIVNGVGRVLLSTSPHRETGDSIRGAELASLTRTACPGMALEVVSG, encoded by the coding sequence ATGACGATGCACGCGCCACCCGCGACCGGCAGTCCGTCCACGATCGTCGCCGACTACTTCGGCCAGGCGATCGACGAGCTCGAGAGCTGGAAGGCGAAGTTCTCCGACGATCTCGCCGACGCCAGCAGCCATCTGGCCTGGTGGCAGGGCGCGGACCGCGCGCAGCTGGTCCTCGCCGCCCAGTCGGTCAATAAAGAGGCGATCGACTACTCCGAGCTCGAGTGGTACCGCGTGCCGCACGAGACGGGTGAGGCCCACGTCGCCGGCCCGTACGTCGACTATCTGTGCAGCGACGAGTACACGATCACGATCGCCTCCCCGATCTTCCTCGACCGGGAATTCGTCGGCGTCGCCGGGCTCGATCTGCTCATCGACCAGGTCGAGCGCGACCTCACACCGCGCCTCGCGCCGCACGGCTCAGACATCTCGATCGTGAACGGCGTGGGCCGCGTGCTGCTGTCAACGAGTCCGCACCGCGAGACGGGTGACTCCATCCGCGGCGCGGAACTCGCATCACTCACCCGCACGGCGTGCCCGGGCATGGCCCTCGAGGTCGTGTCAGGCTAA
- a CDS encoding ABC transporter ATP-binding protein: MPATDTTAPATTPDAPSSETAGVELRGVSKHFGDMVAVRELDLTVAPGEFFSMLGPSGSGKTTVLRMIAGFEDVTSGQILLDGQDVTAAAPFDRTVNTVFQDYALFPHMTIAENVAYGLKVRKTPKAEITARVGESLEQVRLSHVADRLPHQLSGGQRQRIALARALILRPRVLLLDEPLGALDKQLREQMQIELKQIQREVGITFVFVTHDQEEALTLSDRIAVFNEGRVEQVGTPREVYEYPQTAFVASFLGISNLIPADLARELAGAEGAISVRPERVRLAATDASISAAETSVVGTITETVYTGPATRYIVTTDYGLTIVAERHNDHAPDDTAPFHRGDQVRAVWYREHAALVP; the protein is encoded by the coding sequence ATGCCCGCAACGGACACGACGGCCCCGGCCACCACCCCCGACGCTCCTTCGAGCGAGACAGCGGGGGTCGAACTGCGCGGGGTCTCGAAGCACTTTGGCGACATGGTGGCCGTGCGTGAACTCGACCTGACGGTCGCGCCGGGCGAATTCTTTTCGATGCTCGGGCCCTCGGGATCGGGCAAGACCACAGTGCTGCGCATGATCGCGGGCTTTGAAGACGTCACCTCGGGCCAGATCCTGCTCGACGGGCAGGACGTCACGGCCGCGGCCCCCTTCGACCGCACCGTCAACACGGTCTTCCAGGACTATGCGCTCTTCCCGCACATGACGATCGCGGAAAACGTCGCCTACGGCCTCAAGGTGCGCAAGACCCCGAAGGCTGAGATCACCGCACGCGTCGGAGAGTCGCTCGAGCAGGTGCGCCTCAGCCACGTCGCCGACCGACTGCCCCACCAGTTGTCGGGCGGTCAGCGTCAGCGCATCGCGCTCGCCCGCGCGCTCATCCTGCGCCCCCGGGTCCTGCTGCTCGACGAGCCGCTCGGTGCCCTCGACAAGCAGCTACGCGAACAGATGCAAATCGAGCTCAAGCAGATTCAGCGCGAGGTCGGCATCACATTCGTGTTCGTGACGCACGACCAAGAGGAGGCGCTCACCCTCAGCGACCGCATCGCGGTCTTCAACGAGGGTCGTGTCGAGCAGGTCGGAACTCCGCGCGAGGTATACGAATACCCGCAGACGGCGTTCGTCGCCAGCTTCCTCGGCATCTCCAACCTGATTCCCGCAGACCTTGCGCGAGAACTCGCCGGCGCCGAGGGCGCGATCAGTGTGCGACCCGAGCGCGTCCGTCTCGCCGCGACCGACGCATCCATCTCCGCCGCCGAGACGAGCGTTGTCGGCACCATCACCGAGACCGTCTACACCGGCCCGGCGACGCGCTACATCGTCACCACCGACTACGGACTCACGATCGTCGCTGAACGACACAACGATCACGCCCCCGACGACACGGCGCCGTTCCACCGCGGCGACCAGGTGCGAGCCGTCTGGTATCGCGAGCACGCGGCACTGGTTCCCTAA
- a CDS encoding ATP-dependent DNA ligase produces MGTLTYDSTLSADFDDRTLAHLQLVIGAKLRRNEAFYFSWKDDESIGDGRSVIWLHPTIPISFKYFGSRQAAINRAWIDELMLAANTPAGLHLVPEPAPNGMDGE; encoded by the coding sequence GTGGGAACCCTGACGTACGACTCGACGCTGTCGGCGGACTTCGACGATCGGACGCTCGCTCATCTGCAACTCGTCATCGGCGCAAAGCTGCGCCGCAACGAGGCCTTCTACTTCAGCTGGAAAGACGACGAATCGATCGGGGACGGACGCAGCGTCATCTGGCTACACCCCACCATTCCGATCTCGTTCAAGTACTTCGGTAGCCGTCAGGCGGCGATCAACCGGGCGTGGATCGACGAACTGATGCTGGCTGCCAACACCCCGGCTGGCCTCCATCTCGTGCCCGAGCCCGCGCCCAACGGAATGGACGGCGAATGA
- a CDS encoding TetR/AcrR family transcriptional regulator codes for MSTPQDDRPRAERIPAALRAEQIYEAAQSVALERGLAGVTLRAVAERAGVASALVAHYAPSMSELVADTFRALAGRELAEVRAHVLAVRDPVARLRTLLTTMLDGTRNDVTPVWVDAWGLGRRNADLAEAITEEMTEWHAAVVEVLDAGIDAGVMTPADTDLIASQVLAMIDGLNAHEMVDYGRGASSLRLIGRALELELGLADGTLGQ; via the coding sequence ATGTCAACGCCGCAGGATGACCGCCCGCGTGCGGAGCGCATCCCTGCCGCCCTTCGCGCCGAGCAGATCTACGAAGCGGCACAGTCCGTCGCCCTGGAGCGCGGCCTCGCCGGCGTCACGTTGCGCGCGGTCGCCGAGCGCGCCGGGGTCGCGTCCGCCCTCGTCGCCCACTACGCGCCCAGCATGAGCGAACTCGTCGCCGATACGTTCCGAGCCCTCGCCGGGCGCGAACTCGCCGAGGTACGCGCTCACGTGCTCGCCGTGCGCGACCCCGTCGCCCGCCTGCGCACGCTCCTCACCACCATGCTCGATGGCACCCGCAACGATGTGACCCCCGTGTGGGTCGACGCGTGGGGCCTCGGCCGACGCAACGCCGACCTGGCCGAGGCCATCACGGAGGAGATGACCGAGTGGCACGCGGCTGTCGTGGAAGTTCTGGACGCCGGGATCGATGCGGGAGTCATGACACCGGCGGACACCGACCTCATCGCCTCCCAGGTGCTCGCGATGATCGACGGCCTGAACGCACACGAGATGGTCGACTACGGCCGCGGCGCGAGCTCGCTGCGCCTCATCGGCCGCGCCCTCGAGCTCGAGCTCGGCCTCGCGGATGGCACGCTCGGCCAGTAA
- a CDS encoding ABC transporter permease, giving the protein MTSTASAPTRGEPRAVPLHRPVSTALHRRPRLRLGALLALPLTWLVGLYIFSLALLLITAFWLVDPFTSLVRPGFTLDNFALLFSNPAYVSTSLRTLGIALAVTALSAVFAVPLGIFMAKIASPWMRAVLAVAITLPLWAGYLVKIVAMRITFTEEGFFNSVVGLVGGRGPGFGIPIVILTLTYLWFPYMALPVYTAIRQIPVNLFDASADLGAQGWTTIRTVVMPLLTPALIAGSVFTFSLSLGDYLAARFVGGPNSQMIGSIIASNINLNPPVAAAFSVVPIAFVVIYLLVTRRTGALERM; this is encoded by the coding sequence GTGACCTCCACAGCATCCGCACCGACGCGGGGCGAACCGCGAGCGGTGCCTCTGCACCGGCCGGTATCGACGGCCCTGCACCGTCGGCCCCGTCTCCGCCTCGGCGCCCTGCTCGCCTTGCCACTGACGTGGCTGGTCGGGCTGTACATCTTCTCGCTCGCCCTGCTTCTGATCACGGCGTTCTGGCTGGTCGACCCGTTCACGTCACTCGTGCGACCCGGCTTCACGCTCGACAACTTCGCGCTGCTGTTCTCGAACCCCGCGTATGTGTCTACCTCTCTGCGCACGCTCGGTATCGCACTCGCCGTCACCGCGCTGAGCGCGGTATTCGCGGTTCCGCTCGGCATCTTCATGGCGAAGATCGCGTCCCCGTGGATGCGCGCGGTGCTCGCCGTCGCCATCACGCTTCCGCTGTGGGCCGGCTACCTCGTGAAGATCGTCGCCATGCGCATCACCTTCACCGAGGAGGGCTTCTTCAACTCGGTGGTCGGCCTCGTGGGGGGCCGCGGTCCCGGGTTCGGTATTCCGATCGTCATTCTGACCCTCACCTACCTGTGGTTCCCGTACATGGCGCTGCCGGTGTACACCGCGATCCGGCAGATCCCGGTGAACCTGTTCGACGCATCCGCCGATCTGGGTGCGCAGGGCTGGACGACCATTCGCACCGTGGTCATGCCGCTTCTGACACCGGCGCTCATTGCCGGAAGTGTCTTCACCTTCTCGCTGAGCCTCGGCGACTACCTCGCCGCTCGCTTCGTGGGCGGCCCGAACAGTCAGATGATCGGGTCGATCATCGCGTCCAACATCAACCTGAACCCGCCCGTCGCGGCGGCGTTCTCGGTCGTTCCGATCGCGTTCGTCGTCATCTACCTGCTGGTCACCCGTCGCACGGGTGCCCTTGAGCGGATGTAG
- a CDS encoding agmatine deiminase family protein, with translation MAWRMPAETAPQARIWMAFPREGDVMGDSSAAREATYAAWTAVAHAITDFEPVTMVVDPSERERARRMLSADIDVVEAPLNDFWMRDFGPTFVLDDETGQLGGVDWIFNAWGQGADCEQDALIAERVIGEAGATRIPSLLVNEGGGIHVDGEGTVLVTETVQLDPDRNPWATKERVEAELSRTIGATTAIWLPRGLTRDYDELGTRGHVDIVATFAAPGRVLLHAQLDPAHPDHAVMPEIRAALEEAIDARGRRLEIIDLPAPAQLTDDEGFVDYSYVNHLVVNDGVIACGFGDEYADARARDILSAAYPGRAVVTVDAREIFARGGGIHCITQQQPAVTGGGRG, from the coding sequence ATGGCGTGGCGCATGCCGGCAGAGACCGCACCGCAGGCCCGAATCTGGATGGCGTTCCCTCGCGAGGGCGACGTCATGGGCGACAGCTCGGCCGCCCGAGAGGCCACCTACGCTGCGTGGACTGCCGTGGCTCACGCGATCACCGACTTCGAACCCGTGACGATGGTGGTTGACCCGAGCGAGCGCGAGCGCGCGCGCCGCATGCTGAGCGCCGACATCGACGTCGTCGAGGCGCCCCTTAACGACTTCTGGATGCGCGACTTCGGCCCCACGTTCGTCCTCGACGACGAAACGGGCCAGCTCGGCGGGGTCGACTGGATCTTCAATGCCTGGGGTCAGGGCGCCGACTGCGAGCAGGACGCGCTGATCGCGGAACGCGTGATCGGCGAGGCCGGCGCCACGCGCATCCCGAGCCTCTTGGTCAACGAAGGAGGCGGCATCCACGTCGATGGCGAGGGCACCGTGCTCGTCACCGAGACCGTGCAGCTCGACCCCGACCGCAACCCCTGGGCGACAAAAGAGCGCGTCGAGGCAGAGCTTTCCCGAACGATCGGCGCGACGACCGCGATCTGGCTGCCGCGTGGCCTCACCCGCGACTACGACGAGCTGGGCACCCGCGGCCACGTCGACATCGTTGCAACCTTCGCCGCGCCGGGACGCGTTCTGCTGCACGCCCAGCTCGACCCCGCGCATCCCGACCACGCGGTGATGCCCGAGATTCGGGCCGCGCTCGAGGAGGCCATCGACGCGCGGGGTCGCCGCCTCGAGATCATCGACCTTCCGGCCCCTGCCCAGCTCACCGACGATGAGGGCTTCGTCGACTACAGCTACGTCAACCACCTCGTCGTCAACGACGGGGTGATCGCCTGCGGCTTCGGTGACGAGTATGCGGATGCCCGGGCCCGCGACATCCTGTCGGCCGCGTACCCGGGGCGCGCCGTCGTCACGGTGGATGCGCGCGAGATTTTTGCGCGCGGCGGCGGCATCCACTGCATCACGCAGCAGCAGCCGGCGGTGACGGGCGGAGGTCGCGGGTGA
- a CDS encoding Glu/Leu/Phe/Val family dehydrogenase: MMTLPTLPDFTHERVTTAVGRRSGLTMAVALHSSALGPGLGGCRMWRYGHWSDGLGDVLRLSAAMTLKNALADIGYGGGKAVIALGPDDELDAERRTAALHDMGDLVEQFGGAYITAEDVGTTEHDMLVVHERTRHVVGLPPEQGGEGEPADGTALGVYVSIERTFAELDGRSDLAGRRIVISGLGQVGGRLARRLAAAGASLAVTDIVASRRALADELGADWIEVDAALTTPGDLLVPAGLGGVLTDETIDALPVRAVVGPANNPLADRSGAARLAARGILYAPDFLVNAGGVIHLALASKGASVDEIERRLHGIGDTLEEVFAAARADGVTPLDAAEALAVARVRGGRVSA; this comes from the coding sequence ATGATGACCCTGCCCACCCTGCCCGATTTCACCCACGAACGCGTGACGACGGCGGTTGGCCGTCGCAGCGGCTTGACCATGGCGGTCGCCCTTCACTCGTCGGCTCTCGGCCCCGGTCTCGGCGGCTGCCGCATGTGGCGCTACGGCCACTGGAGCGACGGTCTCGGTGATGTCCTGCGCCTCTCGGCGGCGATGACGCTAAAGAACGCGCTCGCCGACATTGGTTACGGCGGCGGCAAGGCCGTCATCGCTCTTGGCCCCGACGACGAGCTCGACGCCGAGCGACGCACGGCGGCTTTGCACGACATGGGTGACCTCGTTGAGCAGTTCGGCGGTGCTTACATCACGGCTGAAGACGTCGGCACGACCGAACACGACATGCTCGTCGTGCATGAGCGCACCCGGCACGTCGTCGGTCTCCCGCCCGAGCAGGGCGGCGAAGGAGAACCCGCCGACGGCACGGCGCTCGGTGTCTACGTGTCGATCGAGCGCACGTTCGCCGAACTCGACGGCCGCAGCGACCTGGCCGGTCGCCGCATCGTGATCTCCGGCCTCGGACAGGTCGGCGGGCGCCTCGCACGCCGCCTCGCGGCCGCCGGAGCCTCGCTCGCCGTCACCGACATCGTCGCGTCGCGTCGCGCGCTCGCGGACGAACTCGGTGCCGACTGGATCGAGGTGGATGCTGCGCTCACCACCCCGGGCGATCTTCTCGTTCCCGCCGGGCTCGGCGGGGTGCTCACCGATGAAACGATCGACGCCCTGCCCGTTCGGGCTGTCGTCGGCCCCGCCAACAACCCGCTCGCCGACCGCTCGGGAGCGGCCCGTCTCGCAGCCCGCGGCATCCTGTACGCCCCTGATTTTCTCGTGAACGCCGGCGGCGTAATCCACCTGGCCCTTGCGAGCAAGGGAGCGTCGGTCGACGAGATCGAGCGTCGCCTTCACGGCATCGGCGACACGCTCGAGGAGGTGTTCGCGGCGGCGCGCGCCGACGGCGTCACGCCGCTCGACGCGGCGGAAGCCCTCGCCGTCGCGCGGGTGCGGGGCGGTCGCGTCTCGGCGTAA
- a CDS encoding FadR/GntR family transcriptional regulator: MGTITEPERRSALPGPIGQNGVVPPRSTAHRQGRPARLLSAVFQPIGDEGRASLVERRIADAIRGGVLHAGEKLPSEQELAQTFGVAPATVREALLSLRSRGLLVTRRGRGGGSFVADSADPMAFTTEALLATTRVSLRDAATHYLAITRACVELAARRADPSEVELIRARVHRAHGGDLRMWRRIVDDAVIELAALSQSARLTREQMRLQAELSPFFALIDQDEAEQRRRLEAMDSILNAVAEADASRAGNLVADAVAHDVTWLIDHRAELEAQ, translated from the coding sequence ATGGGCACGATCACCGAACCCGAGCGGCGCTCCGCCCTGCCCGGCCCGATCGGACAGAATGGGGTGGTGCCACCCCGATCAACTGCTCACCGTCAAGGACGACCGGCGCGGCTTCTCAGCGCCGTCTTCCAGCCGATCGGTGACGAAGGGCGGGCATCCCTCGTAGAGCGTCGTATCGCCGACGCGATCCGGGGTGGCGTATTGCACGCCGGCGAAAAGCTTCCCAGTGAGCAAGAGCTCGCCCAGACCTTCGGGGTCGCCCCCGCCACCGTGCGCGAAGCCCTCCTGTCCTTACGCTCTCGTGGGCTGCTCGTCACCCGCCGCGGCCGCGGCGGCGGCAGCTTCGTCGCCGACAGCGCCGACCCGATGGCGTTCACGACCGAGGCGCTGCTCGCGACAACGCGCGTGTCGCTGCGCGACGCCGCGACCCACTACCTCGCCATCACCCGGGCGTGTGTCGAGCTCGCCGCCCGGCGCGCCGATCCCAGCGAGGTCGAACTGATCCGCGCCCGCGTACACCGTGCCCACGGCGGCGACCTGCGCATGTGGCGGCGCATCGTCGACGACGCCGTCATCGAGCTCGCCGCCCTCAGCCAAAGCGCGCGGCTGACCCGCGAGCAGATGCGCCTGCAGGCCGAGCTCTCGCCGTTCTTTGCTCTCATCGATCAAGACGAGGCGGAACAGCGCCGACGCCTGGAGGCGATGGACAGCATCCTGAACGCGGTTGCCGAGGCCGATGCGTCGCGGGCAGGCAACCTCGTTGCCGACGCTGTCGCGCACGATGTCACCTGGCTGATCGACCATCGGGCCGAATTGGAGGCACAATGA
- a CDS encoding ABC transporter permease, with translation MLRLGRGSKIALGVIVSIVLIFMYVPLMLVMVNSFNDSRIAAWPVQAFSTRWWEIAATSEPIRAAVLNSIVVGLGATVIALLLGTLSAFALSRYSFFGKQTVNLLIVLPIALPGVVTGVAFSNTFNSILSPAGIQVGYFGMIIAHGTFCIVMVFNNVFARLRRMSPNLQEASMDLGAGIGQTFRLVTFPQFRTAFVAGGLLAFALSFDEVVVTIFTAPPGVDTLPLWILNTMARPNEGNLVNVVATVLILLSLIPVYISQRLSRAEEDE, from the coding sequence ATGCTGAGATTAGGTCGCGGATCGAAAATCGCCCTCGGGGTGATCGTCAGCATCGTGCTCATCTTCATGTACGTGCCACTCATGCTCGTCATGGTCAACTCGTTCAACGACTCGCGGATCGCCGCGTGGCCGGTGCAGGCCTTCTCGACCCGGTGGTGGGAGATCGCCGCAACCTCCGAACCGATTCGAGCGGCCGTGCTGAACTCGATCGTGGTGGGGCTCGGCGCCACCGTGATCGCGTTGTTGCTGGGCACGCTCTCGGCGTTCGCGCTCTCGCGCTACTCGTTCTTCGGGAAGCAGACGGTCAACCTGTTGATCGTGCTGCCGATCGCACTGCCTGGCGTTGTGACGGGTGTGGCCTTCAGCAACACCTTCAACTCGATCCTCAGCCCGGCCGGAATTCAGGTCGGCTACTTCGGGATGATCATCGCGCACGGCACCTTCTGCATCGTGATGGTCTTCAACAACGTCTTCGCCCGGCTACGGCGCATGAGCCCGAACCTGCAGGAGGCGTCGATGGACTTGGGTGCGGGTATCGGCCAGACGTTCCGGCTCGTCACCTTCCCGCAGTTCCGCACGGCCTTCGTCGCCGGTGGCCTGCTGGCGTTCGCGCTCAGCTTCGACGAGGTCGTCGTGACGATCTTCACGGCACCCCCCGGAGTCGACACCCTGCCCCTGTGGATCCTCAACACCATGGCCAGGCCGAACGAGGGCAACCTCGTCAACGTCGTTGCCACCGTGCTGATTCTGCTGTCGCTCATTCCGGTCTACATTTCGCAGCGGCTGTCGCGCGCGGAAGAAGACGAGTAG
- a CDS encoding ABC transporter substrate-binding protein, translating to MKKKVLIPAFASAALLVLAGCSSDGQSGDGLFIDVPDIPMAEELGEPESQLDIVAWSGFVEPAWADQFTEDTGCVVNRRVAGTSDEMVTLMRTGEYDLVSASGDASLRLIAAGDVAPINLDLIPNFGDDIVEGMKGQIYDTINGQSYGVPIGRGANILQYNSEVVTEAPESWSVVWETDSPYAGQITAYDAPIYIADAAVYLMYHEPELGITNPYALDQTQLDAAIELLKQQNTIVAEYWADPVAQITSFLGGTTVVGTSWEVLRKFTEDTEKFQGVLPIEGSTGWSDAWMLSSQSDSVNCAYLWMDYTSAADVNGQIAMNFGMAPANAAFCETSEEAAAHCEQFNATDEEYFSNVWYWTTPIEQCVDGRTDVECTNFQQWTQAWLTVKG from the coding sequence ATGAAGAAGAAGGTGCTCATCCCCGCCTTCGCCTCAGCGGCGCTGCTGGTGCTCGCGGGCTGTAGCAGCGACGGACAGTCCGGCGACGGCCTGTTCATCGATGTGCCCGACATTCCCATGGCTGAAGAGCTGGGCGAGCCGGAAAGCCAGCTCGACATTGTCGCGTGGTCGGGCTTCGTCGAGCCCGCGTGGGCCGACCAGTTCACCGAAGACACGGGGTGCGTTGTCAACCGTCGCGTCGCAGGCACAAGCGACGAGATGGTCACCCTCATGCGCACCGGTGAGTACGACCTCGTGTCGGCGTCCGGTGACGCGAGTCTGCGTCTCATCGCCGCCGGTGACGTCGCTCCCATCAACCTCGACCTCATCCCGAACTTCGGCGACGACATCGTGGAAGGCATGAAGGGTCAGATCTACGACACGATCAACGGCCAGAGCTACGGCGTCCCGATCGGCCGTGGCGCGAACATCCTGCAGTACAACAGCGAGGTGGTGACCGAGGCGCCCGAGAGCTGGTCGGTGGTGTGGGAGACGGACAGCCCCTACGCCGGTCAGATCACGGCCTACGACGCTCCGATCTACATCGCTGATGCCGCGGTTTACCTGATGTATCACGAGCCGGAGCTCGGCATCACGAACCCCTACGCGCTCGACCAGACCCAGCTCGACGCCGCGATCGAGCTGCTAAAGCAGCAGAACACGATCGTCGCCGAGTACTGGGCAGACCCCGTCGCGCAGATCACCTCGTTCCTCGGCGGCACCACCGTCGTCGGCACGTCGTGGGAGGTGCTGCGGAAGTTCACGGAGGACACCGAGAAGTTCCAGGGCGTGCTCCCCATCGAGGGTTCGACCGGCTGGTCGGACGCGTGGATGCTGTCGTCGCAGTCCGACAGCGTCAACTGCGCATACCTGTGGATGGACTACACGAGCGCCGCTGACGTCAACGGTCAGATCGCGATGAACTTCGGTATGGCTCCGGCCAACGCGGCGTTCTGCGAGACCAGCGAGGAAGCCGCTGCGCACTGTGAGCAGTTCAACGCCACGGACGAGGAGTACTTCAGCAACGTTTGGTACTGGACCACGCCGATCGAGCAGTGTGTCGATGGCCGGACCGACGTCGAGTGCACCAACTTCCAGCAGTGGACTCAGGCCTGGCTGACCGTCAAGGGCTGA